Below is a genomic region from Deltaproteobacteria bacterium.
TATTTATGCATAGCCTCTTTCGTGTTTTATCAGAATCAATTCGCGGCCAGCTTGATCGTATTGCTTTAGGCAAACGCAGCGATGCCAGCTATTAGCTATTAAATTATAACAACGTAGCTAAAAGTCATTTATTTGAATAATAATTATTATTACTACTCAGGTATCCAGGAGAAAGAATTCAGTATCCCCAGAATACACTGAAGACAGCGCTATTAATTGGTGAGTTAATTATCAGAGCCAAAAGTTACTCCCTTTTAATAAGCTAATAATTTATAACTACAGTTATTTCTTATCTGTGTTAGTTTTAGCTTTATTTGTCTGCAAAATGCTCGTTGATCATAGTGCTCATTAAATTATAATCAACATATTTATTTAAGGTTTGCCAATCTTTAGCGCGATAATACTGATTTACAAATTTACCTAGATAGTATTTACCATTTATCGGATATCTAACATATGTATCTAATATTATGTGATGTTTTCCATCAGGGGTGTTTTTAGGTATTTGTTGAATTATTTCATCAGGGTAGCGATCTTTAAAAACAAGGCTTCCATTACGTATTTCAATAACTATTTCTGCACGAGAACTATTTTTAACGGCAGCATGATGCAAGACAAAATCCCCAGCTTCCATTTTACTCCAGCAATACATAGCCTTACCTTTATCAACCTTAACAACTATAGCTGTACGCACTGGAAATCTGTGACCATCATTGGTAACAAAAATTGAAACCATAATATCATCTTCTTTTATTTTTTCTTTTGGCATTATAGGCCGTATATCACCGCAGTTTAGCGCCGCCATTAAATTATTGGTTAATGAGTTATCATTTAATTGTTTTACCTTTTCTAGCCAAGGTATATTAGTATAATCATCACTATCGCCTTGACATCGGCTAAAAACACAAGAAAAGCAATTAGGTTGATTATCAGCTGGAAATAAATTTATTGACCAACCTGATAAGGTTATCTCAGCCACAAATTCACTAGGATCAAATATTGCTTCGTGTTGACCGGCAGGGACCATATAGTTTAATGGTAACGAAGGAAGATCGGTATTTACTGGCGTACTTTCAAGGGCGCCACCTTTACTGCCATCAAAATTTATTGGGTAAAATTCATAGTGTTTAGTGACTTTGTCGGTGCCGAATTGAGGTTTATCAACAATATCAAAATAATAATATTCTTTTGACGAATAAACACCAGCAACAGCATAGCTTATTTTATTATTATAAAATATAATATCATTAATATATTTAAAAGATTGGCCTGTTAAAGCATTGCGCATAGTGCCATCAATAAAAGGTACGGCAAAGTTTTTATATTGTTGTAATTGCTCTAAAAAGTCTTTGTCAGTTACCGGTCTTGATGAATCAGCAATTTTAGTTAACAGATGTTTGGCGCAGGGCAATATGCCGAATGTAACTAATTTTGGGATTTGCTGATTTATTTTTTCAGATGCTATTAAAGCATCTTTGCGCGTGATGCCTTTCTCTTTTAAGGTTTCAATTTGCTCAGGCGTAAATCCAGCTTTGGTAAATATCTGGTGAAATAGGTCATTTTTAGGCGCATTGCCTACTAGATTATCGCTGATTTTTTTTATTGATACACCAACATCTTTATTGCCAACTGCAATAGCGTGAATGTTTGCTCCATCTGGCGATTTAGTTGCTAATTTTATTTTGCCGTTGTTTTCTAAAACATCAGGCATTAAGTGAAGATCAAATTTTGCCCCAGATTCGCTAGGTTTTTTAAATACAACAACATCTTGATGAGGAATTACAGTACCTGTTGAACAGGCAGCCCATGCTTCTTCTTCTGATACATTATAGATGGGAAAATGTTCAGCTTTTATCGCTGGAATAGGAGATAAGGCAAGTTTTTCAGCACCATTAGCCATTAATTAACCTTTTTCGCATTTATAATTTTAAAAGGCTCGATTGTTATCGTGAAATAATCATATTAGTTGCTAACTAATTGATATTTTTTAAAAAAATACTGCTATAAATTAAATATTAGCTATATACAAAAGCCTAGCAATTACGGCATGTTAAAATTATGAATCGAGCAGCTGATTGGCTACATCAGGCCGAAGAAGATTTTTTATGGGCAAAAGATACCTATAACTCTAATCGTTTTTCCCAAGCATGTTTTGTATGTCAGCAGTGCGGTGAAAAGGCTCTAAAAGCTTTATCATTATCTCGTGGATTTGAGCGTGTAAAAAGTCATTTTATACTTGATATCGCACGCGCCTTAGAAATTAATAGCGAGATAGAAGAAGCTGCAAAGCGTTTAGACTTATATTACATAAGTACTCGTTATCCCGATGCACTTCCTTCTGGTGCCCTATTTGAGTTTTTTACCAAAGCGCAGGCTGAAGAAGCATTAGATTTTGTGCGAAAAATTTTGCAAGTGGTTCGTGATGAGATGAGGTCTTAATTAAGTGACTTCTTTGATTTTGCAAAAAAATATACGTGACCCTTTATATGGACACACTGCCGCGAGCTTTGAAACTGCGCTTAAAGAAAAGCTAAAGAATAGAGTTGAAACGGCCTATTTTTTTGGTAGTTACGGTACAGATGCTTTCAATGCAGATAGTGATATCGATTTAATTTTAATCAAACAAACTGATGTGTCATTTTTTGAACGAGCAATTGAATTTTTAGACCTATTAGATATTGTGCCATGCATTGATATTCTTGTTTATACTCCAGAAGAGTTTCATCGTCTTACTGCTGACCCTTCACCTGGATTTTGGCAATCAGTAGTTGCAACTTTAAGAATATTATAAAACGTGCACCCTGCTTGCTTTAAAGCAATGCGATATTTACCATAAGCAGTAGCAGCTCAGCGGTCATTCTAGTCTATAAATACAAATTGAATATTAATTCTTGCAGACTAGACGGTAAAACTAGACGCTTGACGGTCGGTTTGCTTTGCGGTGTTTACCTTTCATAACGATATCATCAATAATGCGAATAACTTTTTACATGAGGTCTTCACCGCGGCGTGTTTCAGATATAGCTACTGCGATATATAGTTTATCGCCATGACGGATAGAGGGTTTTCGCGCAATGTCTAATCTGCCTTGGTGGCGGCGCCGCCGGTGGGAGGATAGCTCACGGCGATATACTAAAAATACTGCGTGATGCGGTGACGGCGGCCGGGCAGCCCGAATCTTTCAGCCACAGCAACAGCTCTTGGTGCCGGTGGTCTTATCCGCTCCCGCGCGGCAGGTAGAAATGCCCAGCAAGGTATAAGCCGGACAAGTGCCGAAGATGCCGGTAAGCAAGGGAAGCAGGCCGATTAAGCCCCAGTAAGTATGCGGTCCGATAACGATAAGGCTCAAGAGCGCGAGCCCGACAATGATCCTCAGCACGCGATCGACGATATGCTCGTTTTTAGGGAAGATTTTCGCCAGCATAACGATCTCCTAGTTTATGCGGTGAAGGCTACCGCGGATTATAAAAATTGCTCTGTTATTGTATTAGATTCAAAATCTGGCAAAAGGATGCGCCGCTGGCTGGCTGATCAGCGGAACCAAACGGAATGAGCGACAAACTGACTTCGCTTTACGTTGAAGTAATAATCTAATTTCGTTTGATACTAAATTAGGGACACTAAATCACAGCTTAGCTGAACTATTTAATGCTTTTTATGAGTGCGTATGGAAAATTCAAATGCGCTAATGAATTACGGTGTAATAATATACTGAACGCCAATTAAAACAGAGATCCCTTCTTTAACTTGTGCATCACCAGTTTCAGATGAATATAAAGCCTTGGCGGCATACAGATGATTAGTCAGATTGCGAAAGGTTAATAATAGATTTAAGTTTGGATAAGGTGTGTAAGTGGAATTAAGATTGATTTCCCAAGGCCAATTGCGTTGTTCTTCAAAATAGCGGATGGCTCGTTCAGTTTCAGCAACGCTGTGTGAATAATATGGCGCTGGGCCAACAAACGCTT
It encodes:
- a CDS encoding HEPN domain-containing protein; translated protein: MNRAADWLHQAEEDFLWAKDTYNSNRFSQACFVCQQCGEKALKALSLSRGFERVKSHFILDIARALEINSEIEEAAKRLDLYYISTRYPDALPSGALFEFFTKAQAEEALDFVRKILQVVRDEMRS
- a CDS encoding nucleotidyltransferase domain-containing protein, with amino-acid sequence MTSLILQKNIRDPLYGHTAASFETALKEKLKNRVETAYFFGSYGTDAFNADSDIDLILIKQTDVSFFERAIEFLDLLDIVPCIDILVYTPEEFHRLTADPSPGFWQSVVATLRIL
- a CDS encoding DUF2892 domain-containing protein; translation: MLAKIFPKNEHIVDRVLRIIVGLALLSLIVIGPHTYWGLIGLLPLLTGIFGTCPAYTLLGISTCRAGADKTTGTKSCCCG